The segment cagaaccaataatggctcaacaaaccagtatgttttactcatggaaatgttctcttaagctatgttaataaaactatgtatttgctcAGAAACCTGCTTCTCTTCAAGATCCATGTCAATTTTATGGCAcgggatgactcaccttgtgccaatgctaTCTCAAAATGCCATGTTATGGGTGAGGGGTCTTATGCCACTCTcttgagttttgagacatttcctttctctaattagcagcttATATAATTTCTTGCTGAAAACTAGCAAgagggcactctttctgcccctttctgatgtctgtgtcagaagttttcttttatacttaataaaactttattacacaaaagctctgagctatTAAGCCTTGCCTCTGGCCCAAAGGCCAAGAATCATGGTGGTGTACACAGCTCTTAACCACCTTTAAATGGCAGGACTTACACAACTTGAGTAACCACTTTTTAACCTAACAACTTGCAGAAGAGCCAAGACACAGCATACAGCACTGCATTTGCACTCCTGCCTGACTCCATTTACCAACTTTCATTAATACTCACTTTTTTACACACCAGTGTGAAGTCATCGCTAACTCTTGTGCAACTGAGGAGAAAGTACCAGAGACCTCCTGGGCAAGCACAATGTCTTAATCTCCTCCAGCACTTGAAGTAAGCCATCCCTCTCTCATCTCCAAATCCTCAACAGTTCACTTCTGATGAAGGGTGAAGGGACAGTGACACATTGCATCAACATTTCACCCAATGccaaaaaaaaggggaaaatgttCTGAACAGTGCAAGTGAAATGTGTACCATTTTATTCATGAAATGAGTATGAAACCTAAATCTGTGGTTTACTTAGTACCCATGGGGTTTTGGTTAGGAGAACCTCAGCACCAAGTCTAAGTCTGGCATCCAACTCACACTTTTTAAGATAGCATGCCCCCTAATGAAAGCCAGTGCCACCCAAAGCTCGGTGTTCCATTGCCAGGGCTGTGACGGGGGATGAAAAGGGGCCAAGCCCCAAGTGCTTTGTCCCTGTTATTTTCAATCTGTCTTAAAGAAGATAAATTGAGGCATGGGCTGAGGGTTGGTTAATCACTGCTTGTGGAAAAGAGAGATTTTAGGTTGCTTTTAAGTGAACATGGTAgaataaatttatttgaaaacagtACTGTTGGAAAGCTTACAATAGAACCTGCACAGGTGTCACCTAGTGAAGCACAGAAAGATCAATAAGGGCAATTACCACAAGGTTGGTAAAATATGCATACCCATTTCAAGTTAATACAGCCTGCATCAAATGTATTTTCTAGAAGCAACATAGCTTTAAGGCTGCAGATTAATAAATATCTGAAGCATCAAGagtaattttaatggaaaaaaaaatttttttttttgccacactatCTGGGACAGGGGATCGAAGCTCCCTcaccaccagggatcaaactcactcctgcagtggaagtagagtcttaaccaccaaactgggagggaagtcccaagaataatttttattatgtatttcatGCACAGGTAGTAAAAACTTAAATTTCTGAGTGACATACAATTCCGCTTAACATTATGTAATTTTCAAGTCACTGAAACAAATCAGTTACCAGAATGCTATCCTAAAAAGATTTCCAGAACATATTTAGTAGTGGTCTAGAATGCTTATGGTTCATTTATAATGAAGTGATTTGGGGTATTTATTTGGAAGTATACAAGGGCCACAGGTAACTGATACAAGGCCTTTTAGCTACATGAATTTTATAtactctagtcaaggctatggtttttccagtagtcatgcacggatgtgacagttggactataaagaaagctgagcgccgaagaattcatgcttttgaactgtggtgttggagaagactcctgagagtcccttggactgcaagatcagtcctgggtgttcattggaaggactgatgttgaagctgaaactccaatactttggccacctgatgcagagagctaactcatttgaaaagaccctgatgctgggaaagattgagagcaggaggaggaggagatgacagaggatgagacggttggatggcatcaccaactcaatggacatgggtttgggtttgggtggactccaggagttggtgatggacagggaggcctggcgtgctgcagttcatggggtcgcaaagagtcggacacaactgagcgactgaactgaactgaggtgcctTTCAAATTTCAACCACTTCCCCTTTACAGAGCAAACATTATTTAAACACTTCATGTAAGTACACTTATTAAGAGTAAAACAAGGACCAAGAGTAGCCCCTCTGAGGTGATAATGTAACCTGAACAAAGGGAAGGACGTGCTGACCATGGGTCAGGAGAACGGCAGGTTTCCTTCCTAGATTGGTATAAATCTAGGAGAAAACGCTTCTTTGGAAGCTGATTATACAGAAACAGAATTAGTTTCCTGGCAGACACCCAAATGAAAATTACTTcaagataaaaataatgtatcacaaagaaaacatacatgGAGGCCCTGTCTCTAGCTTTAAAGACTACAATTAAAACCCTAAGTCTGGAACTCGAGAAACAATACTCTAAACCTATCACTTTAATTCCATGAAATACACTGTTTATGTATCTATTTTACTACTTACTACCTACATCAAGaccttttcccattttttaaaatttaaattttattaagaaatatacatacaaaagcacatacacatacagtttaaaaaagaaaccacccACCCAGCTTCAACAATCACCACCAGTTCTTCTGAAGGATCCTCTTGCCCTTCAGGATCTCCCTCCAATACACTGAATTGTGTTAGATCATTTCCTTGCTTTCCATTTACCATGTATTTATGGACTGGTTTTGACTTTCACAGAAAAGGAACTGGATTATTCTTCCGCAATTTGCTTTTTTGACCAGAGACTCATCCACGTTCATGTGCGGCTGTAGTGCAGTCTGCCTTCTTGGAATCCCACTACAGGAATATACCACATATTGGTCCCCTGGTCTGTTGGACATTAAAGTCTTTCCAATTTGTCTTTGCCTCCTTTCCTCCTATTACAAGTGATGCTGCTATGACACGCATGCACACGTTTCTCTAGGGTGTGTATCTAGGGATGGAACAGCCAGAAGTCACAGCACAGTTGGATCCAACTGTTTTCTGAAGCTGTTGTTCCTGAACATTTTTAAAGCTAATGACAACTGATCTATTTGGGGTGGCCAAGGGGAAGAAACAGATCAACTATGAAACTCaaactgcatttttaaattaggaaattaaaaaatctaatacaatgaaaaatacatttacttCTTTTACTGAAATGGACTTTTGAAACtacattttttaacttaaaattgcTATCTCCTATATCCCAAATGTTTCTAAATACACTGGGTGAAAAGAGCAAGATTCAAAAAATCTGCTGTACTATGATATATTTTAAGAGATTCATACATATAAATGATTACATcccccaccacccacctccccacAAAAACCACTTGGAAAAATAATTAACACTAGTAGCTCCTGGACAGGAAGAACAGGAGCAGAAGAGACATATCACAAAACACTTCTGTTGTTTTTCCAAACCATACACAAGTCTGTCatacaaaattcttaaaaagcagTCACCCGGGGATTTTTTCATAAACTAAAAATCAGTCCAAACTCAAACCTGAAAAACAACCCTGCGGGAAGTCCCACCCCACAGAAAATATACACAAGttcaagtatttttcattttatgcacatttaaaaaatactcacaCAGCTCATCTACAACACATTTTTGAAAGCACAGAACAGACACAGTTAAAAACACTTCCATCCTAAATTGTTCAGTTTTAACATCTCTAAAAATTTCTAATCAAGTGACTGAACCCAACCCACATGTGGTCAAAGTATTCTCACACCTTAGAAATATGGCTGTAACACTATATTGAAGAAACCAGACAGATCACCTGCAGGTAAATAATGTTATATAAGGAAAGAAGGTGTCTCTAGGCTGGGTAACAAAATTAGCTCAAGAAGGCAAGAAAGATGTTTTAATACAACTTGAAAAATTATTGTATTATGATCTGTTTGAAGAAAAGATGTCTTAACAAAAAGGGTGAAGACGAGTGTCACTACCCTGCAAAAAGGAGGATGCCAGAACAGCAATTACCAGGCTCAATTACCAGGCTCCCACCAGACCAGTATGAACTCAAGTTTATCCAATTTATTTAAATCAGTAAAATTTATGTCTTTTAGTGATACATGCAGAAACATTTGTAAATTACGTATGTCTGAGACTTGCCTGAAAATAACAGGGAcaggggacacacacacagagtaagaaTGGTCACTGAATCTTATGGTGATGAACTTTAATCAGTTAACTACACTGTCCTACTTCTGCATcttaaattttccaaaataaaaaaaattttaagaactgaCTGCTGCTTGCAGTCTTACCAAGTAATCTTCTGGTTAGTAAAAATCGGCTCCCCCTGAAGGCTTTTCAAAGAGAAATACgcatgaagcaactgacaactttTTGGTTTGCACCAGAGAAATGTGTATTTCTCAATGTAAACAAGCACATGACCACTACATGGGATTCTTGTGAATTTGGTTAGTAAGAATAACTTCCTTGAGCCTAATTAATTTTGGGTGTTGAATGTGACTCAATTTCTAGATCTCCAAAACCTTTAGTCACAGACCCCTCAAGCGACCAGGCCTCCCCTTCAAATTTCGTATTAAGTTCATTAGTGATCCATACAGATGAAGATGATGAAGACTTCATAAACTCATTTACtgtacttcattaaaataaattagcgAACGATTCTACGTGAGGCAGAAGAGAACAAACTTGGCATTTTAATACCCGATTTAACACCTTAATGACTAAGTACCTTAATACTTAAataaatttcttctgttttctgtttttcttaatacTCAGTAATAGAAACTGGTAAACTATCACTTTATGACCTTTATTCTATAACCATATCTTGTCAAACTACACAAAGCAGTGCTTGGGAGGTGGCTGACTTTGTGTTAGACTGTTTTCCCATCTTACATTAATTCTCACAAATTGAGAATCCATCTATCTCCATCTAGTTGAGCCAAGAGTGCTGTCCCCACAGCATTATTTCATACAAAGTCTCTGAAGCGTCATTCTTTTCCAAAGCTTGGTGGAGGTTATTTTAGTAAATTCTGTAGCCTATTATTATGCCTATTAGAACAACTACAGTGGCATGAAGTGAGGCAGTGGACTGTGAGGTGGAGACCTAGATTCCACGTGCTAGTTTCTCCATCAACATGAAGTCCTAAGACATCAGGTAAATCATTTAACATACCAACTCAAGTTTCTCTACCTATAAACTGATGGCAGTatctgaaaactataaatcatGAAGAACTGTGATGTATATGAACTATGACACATGTGGCTGGAGCTAATAGTACTTTTATACAATCAACAAGCTGGCTACAGGTAGAAATGTGCTGCCAAATTTGCCATACatgacccacacacacactcccgttaccttaaacatttttttttaaatccttgttTCATGTGATACActccatacacagaaataaatatatttataagacCAGGTTAAAAAAATCTTGATACAGGATTTCTAAGACAAAAAACCAGCTAAAAGTGTCTGAATGTTTTTCTACATCATTATTTCACAGCTAGAGGATGATAGTGTTTGTCAGAAGGAAATTTTGAATTTTCTACTACTAAAGAAATCTCTCAGGGATGTAAAAATATATTCCAGTTCATTGTATATCTTCGTTATTAAAAGCAAAATCCAAATGTATTCATAACTACTAAAAATTGAAGCaccattatttaaaacatttaaactcTGGAAATTCTATAAAAATTAGTCTTAAACAGAACAAATCAGATAAAACTGTACACCAAGATCTCTAGTAACAGTGTATCTCATATTTAAAACAAGGGACTAGTTCAGAGTCcaataactttattaaaaaagaTTAATACTAAAACTTTTCAATGACAGACAAATCTGTAACAGAAAGTCGGAGATACTTTATTTTCACTTCTAAATCCAAAGGCTAGCAGAGTTGTAAAAATGAAATCCCACTTAGTCTGATTCACACAAATATTAACGTTTAATCTCGTTTTCAAAGTCCCAAGAATGAAAACTTGCAATTAAACACTGAGCAAGCCACATGTTTAggtaatatttcttaaaaagtcttaaagaaaaagatatgatacAGGACCTAAGTTTTCAGTGGCATATATATGCTATTAATACATGTTCTGAAATCTGATAGGTCACATCAGtcctgaattaatttttaataataataataaaaaaaaaactaaccgaGCTTTATACTTTTTCTATGCCACTATAGTTTTCTTTCACCTCATTTTAATGTCGATCTTCACTTTATGCcgttttcagttttcttccaaAAATCTTCCAACAGTATTCCTACAAAGCAAAATTTGCGGAAAAATGATAATTAGACAACATGTATAAGGCAAATTTTCATGACTAAGTGGCCCAGTCACTAACTGctaattaatatatgtatatggaatgtttgtattcttttcaattatcAAGGCATCAGTGTGGTTTTTTAAAACCATGTGCCTGTGTATGCTTGCCTCTATGTGAATGGCTCACACAAATATAACACTATATTGCTATCCTAGAAAAGGAAGGTCATCAATAATTCAACTAATTGGTACTTCCTTTCATTAGGAATATTTAATCCCATGCCACTAGCCCAAAGAATGAACAGTTTACAGCTTTAAAGAACCCTCATAAAGACTGACTTTTAACAGTTCTTTAAAAGCTCAAATTCATTCTACATGGTTCATCAgttctttgtgtttctgtttaaaggtGTCTGTCCTTGCTACTCACTGCTGCTTTAAATGTATCAGCCAGTGATTATTCCtaatatacctatggctgactgcAAATTCTCCTACACAGTAGGAAATATTAAACACAACATACCTCTTAAAGACTTGAGAATTGCATTGAATGTAACAAGGCGAATAATATGAAGTgtttattgtatttaaaattcttttaagatATCTAATTCTGGGCACCACTGCATCCCTACACACagttgaaaaaaaattccattctgTTAACGTCTGATTATAAGTTTTCACGCAATACACAAAAAAACCCCTCTGTGCTTCTTGTAAAGAACAAAAAGATACACAACAGTTAAGCGTAAAGATCACAGGCAATAGCATTCAAACATGGATGTGGGTAGAGAAAGGAGTACCTGGCATGAGTACCTGCTTAGTTTGACTGAATCCTTGATTTTTAATTTGGCTTTTCATGGGCCGCTCACAACACCAACGCTGTGTGAGGTATGGTAGTCAGCTGCAATAATTCATAAACCCTACACTTCCATCAATCCAATGCTACTGGCTCTCGAGTTACAGAACAAACTGCATTAGAATGCAAGGCAATAAAGCAAAAAACTAGAAACATCCTTGACAAAGAAATACTAGCagtttaattaaaacaaagtaGTCCAACATGTGCCTCagaaatatttaagttttaaagCATATGTCTCTGCCAATGTACCAACACAAGATGGACttaataccaaaaagaaaaaaaataaaaaacagttcaacctttttattaaaaaaagaaaaaaaaaacaagaaatgacaGCAAAATCCCTAAAAAAAGGATAATTAACTTTTCAATGGCGACTATATTACAAACGTGGGCAATAATTTGCAAAGAGGCACACTAACGGGGGGCACGAGTCTGCTACAAAATAGCTGAGACAAAACAATGTACCTCAAAATGTTTTGCAGGACTACACTGTCTTTTCCTTCAGAAGATGCTTTTGTATGTCTTCTTACTCGGCTTAGTTCCATCTTCATCTGTGCATACTTACGCTGCACTGTCAAACAGTAACAAAAAGCCCTAATCAAAGTGAGAAACAATACACTTACCTCTGTCTGATCTGAGGTCTTATCAGATCAGTTTTAATTGGACTGAGTGTCACCTTCAGATTTAATGTCTTCACTGGTCCCATTGACCTCATTCTTAGTATCACTTTCCTTTGATTCAGTGTTTGTGTCTTCACTCTGCTTTTCTCGACTACTGGACTTCACACTACTTTTTTTATCATCAGATCCCCTCTTTTCTGCCATAAAAGAAGACATTGATCAtggattttaaagtaaaatacaaaacatatatgacactttgaaaagtgaaaacaatttAGAGATGAAAAGACAATCATTTCCCACAGACTGCAAGTAACACAGTTTGATAAATCTATCAAAGGGATAAAATTTGCAATTTATaaaggagagagagggcaggACAGGGAATTACAGAAAGCAAAAGGTAAAAACATTGGGCAAGTTCTCTCAAACTGGTGATATGCACAGGGAACACCAAATCACTGCAGAATCTAAAACTTAAGTAAATTTCACTTGGAGTAAAGACCATCAAAAGGCAATGGGAAAGGCAAGGGAGGCAGTACAAAAAACTGTTCACATGAACTAAGTTAAAACGGTAAAAACAGTAACTGCAAAAAGGTGAACATTTATAGGCATGCTTCTccaactatatatttttaaatgcaaaagatGACTTATACCTATACATATTTGAAGACCCAAGAGGGACACCACCAATGAAAATGGATCTTAAATCCCATTTCAATTACTGAACTTTTGTGCTTCACTAAGTAACATATATGccatctcaaaattattttttccaaagagagaaataaaaattcatctCAGCTGCaaataaaaggtgaaaaaaaggtcaaatttcccttctgttttctttggaatggtgAAACTAGAGACTAGAGGCAAAAAGTGGTACATGGAGCAAGTTATGTTCTAGCTTTTTCAGTTCCAATTACTGCCTAACAAAGGATTtctacagaaaattttaaagcaaactaCAAACCTGGGAAAATCATCTTTCTCTTTAAAACTAAGAATAGCTGGTCTAACAGAATAGTTGATAAGACAGAAAGATGTTTTAAGAGAAGCAGAGCCCTCTACAGATTCTAGACAAAGCTGTTAAGACGCAACATCAAATAATTGGGAGAGGGATGGTAACAAAAAAGTATGGTTATGGGGCTGTGGAGGGCACTCACTGAACAACATTAAGAATTGAAGATCTTATGTAAAGAAAtatattcagtccataacacttGCAAAATTCACAAAGCCATGTCCAAGTAGCTGACTGCAGGACTTGCTTCATGTCTTGTCTGTTCGCTTATGAGAACTGTGCCAGTACAGTGTGCTCTAACTGACCTTGTGGGAAAGTCCTCCCTTTGTGCCTTATGGGCTTCTCCGGTGCACAGGTAGCTTCAATGAGGAAGAGTCGTCTTGTTGCCCCGTAGAGGACTAGTAGTCAGTCCAATAATCTTATCTTCTGCCCTATATAAATATGGTAGATCTTAATAGTCCTAAGGACATCCACAAAGTGTGGTGGACTTTAGGGCTATGGATTAAAAAAAGGAACCTCTCTTGACAAAAGAGAGCACCCTAAACTGGTTGGTGGTAACAAAGATAGGTTTGTGCAAGAAACCACTTTTTGTTTGTGGAGTGAGATAAAGTGCTTTCATTACAGCACATGAGCTCCCTCTTCCTCACTGTCATCATCAAATGTTCACTACTATTCATCATATCTGACCTCAAAGTTCAGGccttcagttatatatacaagAATGGCTAACTGGCCACAGGGTTATTTGAAAAAGTCAATAAATTATGTCACGTTTAAAAGAGATCCcaacatttaaaataactttataatgGCAAACCCAATCTTTCAAGACAGACCAGAGGCAGAGTTTCCCTGAATCCAGTCTTCACTCCTGCCTCCACATCTCACCAGGAAATCCATTCGTCCACAATCCAAACACAGCACAGTTTGTTTCACTTAAACAAGTCTGATTATATGCTATGATGTCATCATTATAATAAAGATCATAGCTTAGCAATTCATTCTCTCTGCTCTCTCTAAAAATTACACAAACTCTTTTTAAGTCAGGCCAGTGCAATTTATAGCTCAATTTTGATCCCAAATAGTTATAAAAGCTACCTAGTTTCTGTCCCTGAGAACCAATCCAACTATtttaaatgacacaaatgaagatACAGTGAAGAGCTTTAGTTCTCAAAGTGATTTCTTTCATCTCTGACAAGAGATATATCTGGTTGTTGAGAGCTGATCCCCCAAATACATTACACAGAAAGTCTTGCCAAAAGGCTGAGTGAAGCTTacttaaaaactaataaaagtcAGTTAATTCTTGGTATCAACTGCCTTTTGAATCACAAAAATAACTTCTGAACTTAAGTGGCAGATACTAAAgctcatgaaaattttaaaaatcaccgtTTCCTACTTTTTAACATTTGCTCCATGTTCTAGAAAAAGCCaatatatctaaatattttaaaaagagaaagtgcacttatttgaggaaaaataaaagctgaagattgaagtaaaaaaagaaagataatccaCTGTTTGCTAGTTTCCTAACTCAACTCAGTTAAACCCCACAAAAACCAGACtaatttcataaaagaaaataatgagtaTCACATACATGTCTAATGTAAtaaatccatacatgagcacacaTATGTTGGTGATCAAACATGGACACAGATAGGCAGAACAGGATGGTAGAAGCAGagccaagaaaactggaaataagcCCTTTCTCTCATTCCTGAAAACCATGCAAAGCAGAATAGCCCAGTCCAAAAAAAAGTGTACAAAGAATCTGAAGAATACGCAGAAATGAGACCCTAATGATTAAAAGAATTATCGTTCATCCTTCAATGAAGGCTAAATTGAAAGGTGAGAATATCCTTGTGAAAACATgccaaagacaaaatgaaaagtcGATTAAGAATGCAATCAACCAGCTACTGGAATGCCAcagaaaatcaaaggaaaaaatagataggaaaacgCATGTTTCAATAAGAAAAGGCACGCACCGGGGGGAGGGGGACACGACACGCACACATAAGGCATTCAACTTATGAAAATTTAGAAGTACTATAGAATTAAATAAATGCTGCACTTGAAGACCAATGCAATACTGTACATTTACTCTTCAAAGTATTATGGAACACTGCAGCAAGTGTTGCCAAATAACTAAAAAATGTTGCCAATTACCAAGAATTCTACAGCCTAATAATCCTAACAGGTACTGCAATACTTGGAAGAATCTAAATGATAAGCCTTCAAGTTATAAATTGAAGTTTGCGACTTTAACATGTTCTAAGAAAACACAAGGTCAACTGTCATTCTCATAAATcagcagaagagaaaataagactTGTCTCCTATTGAATGGGGTtcatcaaaagtaaaaataaatatagcttGAAGTGGAACTCTGCTTGTCTAAAGAAAAGTGAGTTAGTGAGGAGACAAAGTGAAAATGGTCCCTTAAAGAATCAAATTCTCACAAAAACTAACCTTTCTCCTTcgattttctatcttgttctctGTCTCGACTTTTGCTCCGGTGCTTATATGACTTTCGATCTCTGCTTTTTGATCTTCTTCGATCCCGACTACGAGATCTATGCTTTCTTTCTGATCTATCGTGGCTTCTGCTTCTTCGTCGATCTCTACTTCTTAAATAATTTGAAACAAAAGGAGAGCAACTTCAGCTGGTATTACAGTGAGAAAAAACCTTGAAGAATTACATACTGTTATTTGAAGCAAAAACCACTCTTAAAGGCAAATGAATACAATCTACTATTAAAACacatttatatcatttatataagAAACCTTAAGAACTGAAAATTGAAAGTCCTTAACTTCAATTTTTCAAATAGGTAATCCTACCCAAAATAATTTATGATTTAAATGTCTTAGAATCAATAAGAGAAGCACTCATCCATTACACTAACTCCCTAATAAGATTGCATCAAATCTCCTTAGGCGGCCTAAGAAAGAGCAGTGAAGTTGCCTACAAGATGAACTCATTCACTGATTCAACTTTCATCTGCCTGAGTGCTTAATGAGACTTAAGAGGGTCCCAAGTACCAAGGAATTCACCGGTAATTACTATTATTTAATGCACACTCACTATGCtggctcaggtaaagaatccacctgcatgcaggagacccagttcaatccctgggtcgggaagatcccctgagggggaaatggcaactgactccagtattctttcctggagaattccatggacagaggagcctggcaggctacagcccccaaggtctcaaagagtcagacacaactgagcaactaacactttcactatatgCCTGGCACTGTCTCATGTGTTCAACATACCTGCTTCGCCTTCTCTCTCTACTTCGTGATCTTTTGTGGTCCCGAGACCTGCTGCATCTTCGGTCAGAAGTTCGGCTTGAATGCCTACTTCGTGATCgactcctctttcttctttctctgtctcgagctctttctttttctctttcttcctcttctcttcgtcttttcctctctctctcttctctttccctctccctttctttttctctttcttctcgtTCTTGCTTCTCCTTTTTCAAACGCTCATCACGATCaggttcttcagttctttttcttaatttttcctaaagaaatcaaattcaatttttttagaACTAAATAACCTTAAAGACGCTGTCAAACAACGGCTACCTAACATGAATCAACTGTAGACCAACTTATGAAATTTGATACCCTaaaagtgaaatggaaaaatCTTAACACCATGTATGCAGACAAGATATTTGACTAAACCCTCAGGAATATTCCTTCTCCCAAATTCCTGACACTacagagcaaagaaaataaagaactttGCTCATCTGATGAATAGCAAAATATTACAGGAATTATCACTACCTCAAATAATCCAGCAATATCAAGCATTTTAAATCTACACAATCAATTCTTAACCACACTAATATGAAGTACTAGATGT is part of the Budorcas taxicolor isolate Tak-1 chromosome 19, Takin1.1, whole genome shotgun sequence genome and harbors:
- the LUC7L3 gene encoding luc7-like protein 3 isoform X2 produces the protein MISAAQLLDELMGRDRNLAPDEKRSNVRWDHESVCKYYLCGFCPAELFTNTRSDLGPCEKIHDENLRKQYEKSSRFMKVGYERDFLRYLQSLLAEVERRIRRGHARLALSQNQQSSGAAGPTGKNEEKIQVLTDKIDVLLQQIEELGSEGKVEEAQGMMKLVEQLKEERELLRSTTSTIESFAAQEKQMEVCEVCGAFLIVGDAQSRVDDHLMGKQHMGYAKIKATVEELKEKLRKRTEEPDRDERLKKEKQEREEREKEREREREERERKRRREEEEREKERARDRERRKRSRSRSRHSSRTSDRRCSRSRDHKRSRSRERRRSRSRDRRRSRSHDRSERKHRSRSRDRRRSKSRDRKSYKHRSKSRDREQDRKSKEKEKRGSDDKKSSVKSSSREKQSEDTNTESKESDTKNEVNGTSEDIKSEVQRKYAQMKMELSRVRRHTKASSEGKDSVVLQNILRNTVGRFLEEN
- the LUC7L3 gene encoding luc7-like protein 3 isoform X5 gives rise to the protein MKVGYERDFLRYLQSLLAEVERRIRRGHARLALSQNQQSSGAAGPTGKNEEKIQVLTDKIDVLLQQIEELGSEGKVEEAQGMMKLVEQLKEERELLRSTTSTIESFAAQEKQMEVCEVCGAFLIVGDAQSRVDDHLMGKQHMGYAKIKATVEELKEKLRKRTEEPDRDERLKKEKQEREEREKEREREREERERKRRREEEEREKERARDRERRKRSRSRSRHSSRTSDRRCSRSRDHKRSRSRERRRSRSRDRRRSRSHDRSERKHRSRSRDRRRSKSRDRKSYKHRSKSRDREQDRKSKEKEKRGSDDKKSSVKSSSREKQSEDTNTESKESDTKNEVNGTSEDIKSEVQRKYAQMKMELSRVRRHTKASSEGKDSVVLQNILRNTVGRFLEEN
- the LUC7L3 gene encoding luc7-like protein 3 isoform X3 translates to MISAAQLLDELMGRDRNLAPDEKRSNVRWDHESVCKYYLCGFCPAELFTNTRSDLGPCEKIHDENLRKQYEKSSRFMKVGYERDFLRYLQSLLAEVERRIRRGHARLALSQNQQSSGAAGPTGKNEEKIQVLTDKIDVLLQQIEELGSEGKVEEAQGMMKLVEQLKEERELLRSTTSTIESFAAQEKQMEVCEVCGAFLIVGDAQSRVDDHLMGKQHMGYAKIKATVEELKEKLRKRTEEPDRDERLKKEKQEREEREKEREREREERERKRRREEEEREKERARDRERRKRSRSRSRHSSRTSDRRCSRSRDHKRSRSRERRRSRDRRRSRSHDRSERKHRSRSRDRRRSKSRDRKSYKHRSKSRDREQDRKSKEKEKRGSDDKKSSVKSSSREKQSEDTNTESKESDTKNEVNGTSEDIKSEVQRKYAQMKMELSRVRRHTKASSEGKDSVVLQNILRNTVGRFLEEN
- the LUC7L3 gene encoding luc7-like protein 3 isoform X1, giving the protein MISAAQLLDELMGRDRNLAPDEKRSNVRWDHESVCKYYLCGFCPAELFTNTRSDLGPCEKIHDENLRKQYEKSSRFMKVGYERDFLRYLQSLLAEVERRIRRGHARLALSQNQQSSGAAGPTGKNEEKIQVLTDKIDVLLQQIEELGSEGKVEEAQGMMKLVEQLKEERELLRSTTSTIESFAAQEKQMEVCEVCGAFLIVGDAQSRVDDHLMGKQHMGYAKIKATVEELKEKLRKRTEEPDRDERLKKEKQEREEREKEREREREERERKRRREEEEREKERARDRERRKRSRSRSRHSSRTSDRRCSRSRDHKRSRSRERRRSRSRDRRRSRSHDRSERKHRSRSRDRRRSKSRDRKSYKHRSKSRDREQDRKSKEKEKRGSDDKKSSVKSSSREKQSEDTNTESKESDTKNEVNGTSEDIKSEVQRKYAQMKMELSRVRRHTKASSEGKDSVVLQNILRYIVLSQLFCSRLVPPVSVPLCKLLPTFVI